The segment ATCACGTTCACGATCACGCTCCTACTCCAGATCTCGATCCAGGTAATGCCACTGTACGTTTACACTCCTGCTGTTTCTTTCTACTGGTATGCTTGAAAATATACCAATATTTATAGCCTTTCCATATTCAAGttaaaaagaatgtttttacCTCTAGGATGGCGGCACATTGCATTTATGGTATTATGTGAGGTGTTTTCATGGCAAGCTAGCAGTAGGGTATTTTACCCCTATAATGTTAGGTAACTGAGGGAATTACAAGGAAGACAACCAATTatgcttacaaaaaaaaatctaattaccTCTCTGTATCCGTTGCAGTACATTTATAAGATAATTCTTCCTCCTTTTACTTCTTTCAGAAGCAGAAGTCGCTCCAGGTCAAGGTCCAGAAGCCGCTCTCGCTCCAGATCACGTTCTAGATCACGCTCACCTGACCGGCGACGACAGCCTGCAAAGTCCCGCAGCCCCACACCACCGTAAGTGTCATCAACATCCAACCAGTCTAACACAGACAAATTTAACGGACAATGCAGCTACTTGAattgtttgtgtgcatgcaggTCCACCTCTGGCTTGGGCTCTGGACCCCCAGCTCAACCTACTGATCAGAGGCTGGGCGAGGAGAACAAGGGCCATCAGATGCTCATGAAAATGGGTGAGTGTTCCAACATTTAGTGCCTGTTTGTATATGAAATAAAAGTCTCTATGTGATGCATTGCCCAGTATTTTGTAATTTTCAAGTAGTTTTGTAGTAGTcatgtagtttttaaaaatattttttagttttaacatTTGTAGCATTGCATGAACTAGATGTTTGAATGACCTATGGTACTACCTGTAAAATGCAGGATGGAGTGGCTCTGGCGGGCTTGGCGCAAAAGAGCAAGGCATTCAGGATCCTATTAAGGGAGGTGATGTGCGGGACAAGTGGGATCAGTACAAAGGTGTTGGAATTGCCCTGGATGACCCGTATGTCAACTACAGAAGAAACAAAAGCTACAACTTTGTTGCACGGATGAAAGCCAGAGAAAAAGGTAGCATCACACTGTTTCAGTCAGTACACACAGTTATAGAGGAGAAATGAAGAAATGCCATATTTCAGTTTGGCTTGTCAGCTGTGAAATGTTGGTTCCTTGTTCAGTCTTACTATCTCAGATCCACAAACCACAAAAAACATGTGCTAATTAATTTCTCTAGTGGTCCTTTGTTTCCTATACAAAGTACTGGAACTTTTGCCACCAGACAATTGTGCTTCTGCTTTTTCACCATTACCCAACAAATACATGGCAGTTGggtattataaaacaaaaaacaggcattctggacattttttttaaagacgtAAGATTTCACATCCTTATATCTTCAAATATCTTATTATCTTACAATTATAAGATATTTGAAGGTGAAATTAACCACATTCTGGATCAAATAAACCCACAATTCCATTAaactacacatacatacagcaaTATTCTCATATTCCACACTTTATACAAACTGCACATTTCCAATCCATTtatgttacattattattttttgtattaaattgtattggttgttATGCAAGATAATGACCTAgcaattagaaataaataaattataaagtttaaaaataaatctcagtattgatatttattgtgaTGGTAATTGTGGATTGCCTTGCACATACACTTTTTAGATTGTGCTTTATTACAGACAAAACACTAACAGAATACTAATCCATTCATACCAATATTTTCATATGAGCAGTTTTATTTAGAAACCTTTTTCTCTCCTTTATTTTCAGTAAATCGGGATACGCAGGAACCTTCAACTACAGAATGATTCTtcataacacttttttttatgtaaggaAACCCGTCTTTGATGTTGCCCTTTTGTTTGAAATTGACCAGCCTTTGGGTGTTTTCATTATAATAATTCAAAATTTAATGTAGTTTAAACATTAAGTATCATCACAGTCCAATGGAATTAGCTTAGATTTAATACCCAGCACAAGATAATAAAGATGTTTTAATCATGCATTGTTGTAGTTTGTCTGTTACTATCAACAACAAATGgtttatttacaattacatcaagtaaaaaaaaatctaattcatgtaaaattcttttaataaacaattcaATGTATAAAACATGAAACAAGGACCATGCATAATTATGGGGTCTCGCCACAATTAAATGACTAGCTTCTAGGTAACTTCAGGTCTAATAACAACACCTTATCTAATATGGATAGCTAAAGGCACTAAGCTTCATTAAGCTTATGATCAAGGACATAAAGGAACCACTAATTGACTAGCCTATTGACTGGAAATACAATAGTTGAGGTAAAGGTGCATGGATGAATAACTTTTCCTGTCGAAACAGTAAGAGTGGGGCGTTTGTCCCTCAACTCAGCAAAATTTTTAAGATATACCCTTCATGGGGTGCGTACAAAATTGAGGGAGATACAGTCATCTAGTCAAGAATTTTGGGGAAATAGCTGGTCCGAGCCCTTCCTGGAGTGAGGAGGAGAATACCCCTGTAATGAGTATGTAATCTTCAGTGCAATCTCCCATTAAAACTGTAATAGCAATAACGATGTTCCCCTGTGGCACCAGTATGGCACACAGCTGCCCACAGGAATAATGAAAATACTGCATTTTTATGACTAAAAACAATGTTAACAAGTAGGTTCCAGCTGTTGCTCTTAAAATGTCAAGAAAAACATACCTCACAGaagtaaagcttttaaaaaaataacatgcatTTTGCATTACACAAAAGTATTAAGCACATGAACATCTTCTTGTGCAGCTTGTGTCAATTCTTAAACTGTTTACTTCAAATGTAGTGATAGTCCCTCATCTCCTGCAACACTTCCTCCAGTGCATCTTCAATAGTCAGCTTGGGAGGCTTGTTGCTGCGGATAAACTTAATAGAGAAAGATCTAGTTAGGAACTACACTCTCATATATAATAAGATTTAGATTTAGAGCTGGATGACATGGCAGAaatattttattcctcattCTTACAATACATGATTTTTCATGACTAACaatatttctgtatatttcaatatttcaatattttctgAAAAAACCTATTTGCACATCTCTCCACATAACTCAGAATAACGCAAAGTTATTTTTGTGAGAGATTTACCTCTTTTGTGTCCTCCAGCGTGGTGTATCTGTAGTTGGCGGGCCCCAGGGACTCCAGCATGGCTTGGTGTAAATGTCTGCTGGACTGGATGAAGCTCCTGGTCAGTGTGAGCTGTTGCCTCAGCATGTCGTTCAGAGCAAACACAGCAGGACTGTACGCCGTTAAGGCTGCAGAATTCAAGAAAGCATGCAGATGTTCAGCCTAAAAACAGGTTGAAAGTTTCCTGGCTATAACTAGCCTGGATAGTATAacccataaataaaatcagagtAACAGCACTGTGTGGATTTGTTGTGTCGCAGGAAGTTCTACGCAACCAAATCATGGAAAATGACAGAGTATACTTATAGGGTCTTCTACCTTCCACAGCTTCAGCACGGATCATGTGACTCGCCACAGGTGTTGGATCCATATAGGACATTCCTCCTGATGGGCCCAGTACAGCCTGTCCTGTTTAGGAAACAATCTCATAACCATTTCATATACCCACTTAAATTTTCTgtaaccatatttttttttttacatttttatatgcatAGTGGAGatccatctgaatgtctaaaaatgacttaaatgtgcattttgtataatagtaagttttgcaaaattgtgtattgtgtgtcaGTCATTTGTCTCAAGGACATTCTGCAGTATTTAgtgtaactataaatggattTAATGTAAGATTTatcatactttattttaaaaaatggacaaGGGTCTATGGTTCACAAGGAATGAAAAACTTTGGGATGTgcggttattattttttatttaaaaaaaataaaaagaaactgcTTTGCTTTGagcattacattatttttcaacAATACACTCCAAGTCTAAACTCACATTTGACAATTAAATCCATGAATACCACTTATAAAAACTTGAGACTATAAGCCATTTGTAATCTTAATTAGCCTATTACCAGTAGTACCTGAAAAGTATTATGCTATAAATGGCTTGGCTGATTGGCTATCTGTGGTACGGTGCTGAGgtgcatatttcatttttagatgttttttaattgGTAATTTGACCTACTAATCACCTAATAGAGAAGATCCAAGAGAACTCAGTTGTCTATCCAAACTGAACTAAactttttatttgtcatttgcACAGATACTGTGTATATGTTCATCACATGAATAACTGAAGACCTACCAGAAGACCACATATAAGCGAGTTCCTCTGTCTTTGTCTGCACTGTGGCATCTTTCTTTCGCTTTGGACTGATGTGAGTCTGTGTGTCTTCAGTCGAGTAGGATGTGTGATCAGAACCTCTTCTGTGGGTTAAGCTGGACTCCGATCTAAGATAATTGATGCTTGCAGACTTGAAAGATTTTTCTGAGTGTGTATCATTAtggtttgatttatttatgagAGACTGATGCTCAGAAGCTACAAAGGAATGTTCATTTTCACCGGAGAGATGCTCCGAGATGTCATCCACACTCTGAACCGTCTCGGTCTGGATCTCGCTCTCAAAGTCACTTTCATACTGTGCTGGATAATCTTCTTTCTTGTGCAGGATCACTTTAGCTGAGGGGACACAGAGCTCCTGGGGACTTGCATCCGACTGCAAATGACAAAACAGCAAGTTACAATATTATATcagaataattattaataaactatTATGTGATCTTAAAATTTACCTTTTCCTTTGATAAGTCAGGTATATTGATGGTATCAGGAGCCAAATCATCCAGGGTCATCACGTTTACCTTGAAATCTGTGTAGAAAAATTAACaatcaaaagcatttttttaatttgattttgatgCCTGGTTTTTAGAATGTCATGAAAACTGCTTATTAAATATCTCTCATCTATTTCAGAAAGAATTCCACTGCAAACTTCTTATGAACTTGGTTAGATAGGTTTccccaaatataaaaaaatgtggggaaaaataaatcatttaaattgaaaaatatataaataaatgaatgaatttacaGCAGATGCAGTATAATCCAATTTGCATTCATTTCTAAATAAGTTAAAATTGGTGTATCATGATGTAAATACACACAATGAGAAGCCACACACATTGAGATTCATTGAAAGTAATCAGGTTCAAAGTTTAGCATGTGATTATTTTACCATCTGGataattaaagtaattaaaatttaatgacaAAACTATTCGCTAGAAACGTATACAATTTTTTGctattttcttatattttgcTCGGATATTATGACTCCACTTGTCCTGTTAGTTCTTATAAATGATCATCTatgataaaacatttgcatcctaatgtttttttccaaGATAGCCCAACCCACATCTTCAAGTGCTCACTGAAGGATAGTTAATGAGTAAAATCTGTGAGCACAATTTGTCACACATCAGTAGATATTTGCTAAGGCTTTTTGTTACTATTTGTAATATAATTATTGCTTCATACCATCAGATAGCACACTTCTCTCACTCTGCGTTTCGTCGTGATCAGAGGGAAAAAGCTCCTTAAGGGACCTGATCTCACTGTGATCTTGCACTGAAGACAGAGATGAGGTGAGGTCAGCTCTCTGGGAGAAAGACTTGCTGCATGAGGAGACTCTACGAGATGAAAGTGGTGATGGAGAGGGGCTCATGTAACGTTGGTCTCCGAGTTCTAACCGAACAAGATGCTTTTCTTTATGCTCTTGAGCCGTCACAACACCCACTTTACttcttttactgtatgtctgtttagatggaaaaaaaatataaacacaaagcAATCAGATAAATACCAAGAAGCTATTTCTCTCTGACTGGTCCATAAGTACATTTGGAAAGTAAGCcaatttttgctttttctgATATGTATTTGGACCAGTGCAATAATTTACAAGTGTTGATTAAGCAAGTCCAAAAGTTTTTGCTCTCTGACGGATCTGCTTGttcttattttcatatttttggtTCTTATTTTCAGTCTGATGATGGCCTCCTCTACTTGTATTAGACACCTCTTTGGATGATATATTAAGCGATTTTGAACCTATAAACTCAGGTTTATCGGTTATGAAATCATGGGGAAACAGCCCAAACCTAGCCATAAAACAGCTTGTTTGTCAATTGTTCAATTGAGGCTGTGAAAATTGAGAgacctaatttaaaaaaatgtaaaattgctGCAATTCCTaaacaatattttgttaaacccttaaataaatctgtaaggctacattttattcacatttttatttctttcaaatCTAACTGTACAATTAAAATCACACATAGATATACAGATCAAGAGCTCAATTTAATGTTCATATCTAACATTAGGGGGAAATGTGAGCTGTGATCAAAGGATGGTTGCTAGTATCAGACAGGATGATTTGAGTACTTAGGAAACTTCTACTGATGCACAaaagtcacacaaaatgttgaaaaaaaacaaaggaactaaacaatattaacattatttacagGCATGAGAGTGGTCAGTGGAGAATGGTCCACATTGATTTGAGCTGATAGGATGGCTCAAGGGTCACTCAACTAACCACTCTTTACATCTGtaatgaacaaataaacatttcagAATGCACAACACAGCAAACCTTAAGATAAATGAGTTCAGCCAagaacaagaatctgaggacacAGGCTAACCTAAACTAACTGTAAAACATTATATGGGCAAAAGATTGTGGACGCCTAACCATCAGAGGCATATAGGGATCTTCTTCAAAGCACATACACtttcttaaatttcttttatGCTGTAACCTTAAAATTTTGATTCACTGGTCCTGAGAGTGCCAAACAAGTTACAGACAGATAATGCCCTTGTGCAAAAAGCAAGAACTATGAAGACATGCCTTGCCAAGAATGGAGAAAAAGACCAGCTCTTGCAGAAATCTCAACAGACCTTTCTGAACTCACTCACATTGAGCTCCTTTGGGATTATTTGTTACACGGCACCCTAGGCCTCCTCACCCAACATCAATGTCTAATCTCACTCTTAGATAATACTCTTCAACCAAACACTGAATAAGCAAatccacacaaaaaaataatgtggaaagccttcctagGAGAATGGAGGTTGTTACAACAGGACAATAAATCTGGAACTGAACATTTAACAAACACATATGAGTGTGATTGGTCAAGAacgcagtattttttttaattttacaatcTATCTAGTTGATTATATCTGTAGTATACACTAAAAAGGTAATTTTACCTGAACAGCCTGCTGAGGACTCGGCGCTGTCTGTCCCATGCCGTAGTCTCCATCTGGTGATTTGAAAGATTCTCCTAGGAGTTTCCGCATGTCTTCTTCATCACTGTCCACACTTATACCTTTTTGCTTATGAGACGCTGAATGTGCAGAGACCTTGTAAATATCTACATGTGGACTTTGAGTCCCCTTGTGATCTTTAGGAGAAGATGCTTTCTTTTTAAGTAAACAGCTCCCATCAGCTGCACTTAGCTCATTGCTGGACTGGCTCATTGCTGGACTTGGCTCATTACTGTCTAAGTCTGCGTCTATGCTAAGCTTGTTGTTTGTCTGATTTCTGATGCGATCTTCAACAAGCGCGAGTCTGCTTAGTGCCAAACTCTGTGAACTACGCTGGGGGATGAATTTGACCTCATTTGTGTCAGTAGGAGATGACTGTCGGTTGGTAGACTTTTTCAAAAATCTACTTCCACCACCCATGCCCAAGTGTTCTACTGGCTTTGTGGAATGTCGCATTATTTTACCAGGATGAGCATGATAATCTTGCTGTTCACTTTCAGCATCTGAGGAGAGTTCACTTAGGCCATGCACAGGCATCTGTCTGGACTGCGAAGCTTTTCCAAAGCTGGCCTAAAAGCAAAAGGATGGTTAAATTATTAACAAAGTCGAAACAGTATGCAATTCATTTCATTCACTTGAATTTTATTAGAAAAGTTCTTTTAACAGATATGGATTTATTGATTTAGATTTAATACATTGATAAAGCCTAAGGCCACAGTGGAATGGCCTTAAGGCTCCTTCCTAATGTGGTCCCTGAAACCACATTAGGAAGAAGCCTTAAGAGGgcttaaaaagaaaacctaACCTCTTCTGGGGACAGTAAATAATAGGATTAACAGTAATATCCTACActagtaattatttttaaatcaatgtgaagaaaaacagtattaaatgtaatatgttAAAATTATGTTAATAGTCCTGTGATAAGCAAAGTGTAGTATTACGTTCCTAATCCTTAGGTTAGGCAGTGACGCACATCTTCACTattcattcattcgttcatACATCTTTTCTACCGCTTATGCTTTACAGGTTTGTGGAaacctggaacctatcccaggagagttTGGGTACCAATCTATTGCAGACACACATGCCaccatctttttatttatttatttgtttgtttgtttgagcaTGCCACCTTAGAGTGTAAGCgcttatatagaaaaaaaaataactgtatcTTTAAAAcccattatatatatttaaaaaaaaaaaaaaagaagaagaattacaGTAGGAGCCGCATACTAGCAGTTCGagctcaaccacaccactatgcagaactaacacaatcttttcacaatcaatcaatctttttacatccatggacactatgaacaaatccacgcacatctaccttcacatctacactacatgtttacgtttacattctggaccattgcacaaagacactctaatgaccattgcacaaagacactttttttctatgcatatttgcacaccatctttcttccaaaaatatcaaaatttctcaatttcttaaatgttcttgtacagtatatttctatttgtacagtatttttctatttttatgtacagcatatttctatttttaggtcTATTTTTAAtctagttcaatttaatttttctattgtatttcttttattcatatttatttcttattataagctttaattctcttttaaggtcactggcggtcgtataagcatttcactacatatcgtactgtgtatgactgtgtatgtgacaaatgaaatttgaatttttacTTTGACCACTGGCTTGTGTGTTTCTAACTGAGTTAGGAGGCTAACTTACACTCACAACATCTCTTCGCTGATCCTCTCTTAACGCTCCGCTGTTTGTGACCCTCTGTCCGGAGAGATGAGCCTTTGCTCTGTCCAGAGCTGAACTGCGGCTGCTTCCACGATTCCACATTTTGGCTAAACCGTCCTGTATGGAAACACTGCGTTGTATTCTAATAACCGAATAAATATAAGCCAACTGGCAGCAacctaatttctttatttaacgcTTCTGCAATATATTCCATAGTGGATAATACATTAACTAGCACAGCTAGCTAATGCAGTCCACGTTACCTTGACAACTCGCATTATAATACAGCTGCTTCATTTAGCTACGAAAGTATTTAATACATctcttaaaatattttgttagcaTGCCCTTAAATTTAACTAcattttactttagttttatattctttttaagCCAAGTCGAACTGTGATTTTCTTGCTAGCAATGACGACAAACGAGCGTCCTGACAACGGAAGTTGCGTCACGTGACATACTGAAGTATGTCCAGCCTGTCACGCTttagttatttcttttttaactataaaatacagCTTGTAGAAATTACACATTTACAAAGATTCTATGTATTTACAGCATAAGTAATATATATTTGAtaccttttttaaacaaacgaATTgccagtgtatatataaatataattgaaCACAGCTAAATATGGTTTGTTATTGGAGAAGCTGAACATGTGTATTAAATGTTTGCATGAAAGATAGTAAAAAGATCTGAAATATAAATCATGTCAGCTAAATTTGTTAGTTCAGTCGAAACGTTTCACTACTTATTcaagtagcttcttcagtctgTAATAATAAGAGAACTTTAGTTGAACTTTAATGGtcatttatacatgttttttttctttttcatttgaattatttttttttccgagTATATGTATGTTTCTGTAACGCTAAATTAAATAGAGtggtaattatattatattatattatattatattatattatggtTTTGTAATGCAATTAAACGTGCACTTAAATATTACGgtaatgttgattatttttcataGGTAAGGCTAGATCTCGCCCCACTGTCTCTGCGCGCGACGCTACCGTTTACCTCGTGGTctcctctgattggctgagtgCCGGACCAATCAGGCGCAGCCATCTGTGCAGGAACAGATAGCCGAAGGAGGCCCTCTGCACGTTCCCCCTCTTTACCTTTTTAATAACTCGTTCGTTTTGGTCGCCTGCGGCTGTCAGAAATCAGGTCGACATACAAGTGCAAATATGAGAATTTCGCTTGCACTTTTTGCCGCATTTGCAGTAGGGATTACCGTCGACGCGACGGTGTATTTCAAGGAGCAGTTTCTGGATGGAGGTAACATTAGCGCACGTTTGCTTTCTCTTGCTCATTTCTACCCTCCTGTCTTGTTCTGTATTATAATTACCGTCGTTTACATGAGCTGatacaaaacatgttttataaaagTCCTATAGAGATCCGTTATAATATTAAAGAACCGTTATAATATTATAGAATATTAGTTACGTTCATCACTTGAGATCACATCCTAATCTgtctgatttaaataaataataatgaatcttTGAGTCAGTGTTCAGTTCCCATTCATGAGTTTACTTttgagtttatatatacagcTGTACACTTGAAAAACATATCAACGTTTGGTTTTATTTGGTGTTATTTATAAGCAGCACTAAGAATATCTAAAGAGTCATTCACTTGCACAGATGTTTTtactataaaatgtaaaattccaTGCTCGCAGATGGATATAAAAGTCGATGGTTGGAGTCCAAGCACAAGTCAGACTATGGACAGTGGAAACTCTCTGCAGGAAAGTTCTATGGCGATGCTGAGCTCGACAAAGGTGAGgctttatttttctccttttgcCCTTAGGCATTGCTGGACTTTGTCTGAGCAAATATAGGCCCTTTTAAAAGGAATGCCATGTAAATTGTCTGGGAGCGATTGACATTTCCACTTAGTCCTAGTCCTTACTTAGTCCCCTTTATTTGGGTCATCAATGCTTCAAATATGTATTAAATCTTTCTAATGTTGATTTCTACCGATCATGTTTACCAAAGGTCTTCAGACAAGCCAGGATGCTCGGTTTTATGCCCTGTCCAGTCGGTTTGATTCTTTTAGCAACGAAGGAAAAACTTTGGTAATTCAGTTCTCAGTGAAGCATGAGCAGAAGATTGACTGTGGAGGTGGCTATGTAAAAATCTTCCCAGCTGATCTGGATCAGGCTGACATGCACGGCGAATCTCAGTATCATATCATGTTTGGTAAGTTGTGATGACACACAACTAGGTGGTGACACTCACTTACACCCATGTACTTAGGTGTAGATCTGCTCAGTGGCACGTTAGTTTAATTGTCCATAAATGGTTCAAATAAAAGTACCAaatatttgatcttttttttttttaaatgaaggttataaacatgttttttcttttttattttcttcttttttttttggttttgcttaTTTTTGAATTCACTAGGTCCTGACATTTGCGGCTACAGCACCAAGAAAGTGCACGTCATTTTACATTACAAAGGACAGAACCATCTAATTAAGAAAGATATCCGATGCAAAGTAAGTTGTATTTAacaataacttaaataattataatcatttatGAATACTTTATCCAAAATCTTGTGTTAGAgggaatattttaaaaaaatatatagagttGACATCGTCCTGGAAGCAAAAAATGTCATTCATGATGACTGTACTGTAATGACAGTAAGTATAATGATCGCAATGGCTGTTTGGAGTACAATTTTACAACTTTTTTAAACCACACCCAAAGTGTCCTACTGACACATAAACGGAGACAAATATGACACTTTAATATCCCTTGGTATTTTAAAAATCCCCAATGTGTATGTCACATTTTATTGATCATGTTTTAGGCTCCAACCCCTCCAAGCCTAAGTAAATCATAGGCCTTGCACAGCATTTAGATTTAATGTAATTTCCTATTTAACCTCAttacataaatgttttaaaataaacatgtaagaTAGGAAAGTAGTCTAGTCAAGCTTATAATTGTGCTTTAGGTAACGAGGGCAGTATC is part of the Clarias gariepinus isolate MV-2021 ecotype Netherlands chromosome 15, CGAR_prim_01v2, whole genome shotgun sequence genome and harbors:
- the c15h19orf44 gene encoding uncharacterized protein C19orf44 homolog isoform X2, translated to MWNRGSSRSSALDRAKAHLSGQRVTNSGALREDQRRDVASFGKASQSRQMPVHGLSELSSDAESEQQDYHAHPGKIMRHSTKPVEHLGMGGGSRFLKKSTNRQSSPTDTNEVKFIPQRSSQSLALSRLALVEDRIRNQTNNKLSIDADLDSNEPSPAMSQSSNELSAADGSCLLKKKASSPKDHKGTQSPHVDIYKVSAHSASHKQKGISVDSDEEDMRKLLGESFKSPDGDYGMGQTAPSPQQAVQTYSKRSKVGVVTAQEHKEKHLVRLELGDQRYMSPSPSPLSSRRVSSCSKSFSQRADLTSSLSSVQDHSEIRSLKELFPSDHDETQSERSVLSDDFKVNVMTLDDLAPDTINIPDLSKEKSDASPQELCVPSAKVILHKKEDYPAQYESDFESEIQTETVQSVDDISEHLSGENEHSFVASEHQSLINKSNHNDTHSEKSFKSASINYLRSESSLTHRRGSDHTSYSTEDTQTHISPKRKKDATVQTKTEELAYMWSSGQAVLGPSGGMSYMDPTPVASHMIRAEAVEALTAYSPAVFALNDMLRQQLTLTRSFIQSSRHLHQAMLESLGPANYRYTTLEDTKEFIRSNKPPKLTIEDALEEVLQEMRDYHYI
- the c15h19orf44 gene encoding uncharacterized protein C19orf44 homolog isoform X1, with the translated sequence MWNRGSSRSSALDRAKAHLSGQRVTNSGALREDQRRDVVSASFGKASQSRQMPVHGLSELSSDAESEQQDYHAHPGKIMRHSTKPVEHLGMGGGSRFLKKSTNRQSSPTDTNEVKFIPQRSSQSLALSRLALVEDRIRNQTNNKLSIDADLDSNEPSPAMSQSSNELSAADGSCLLKKKASSPKDHKGTQSPHVDIYKVSAHSASHKQKGISVDSDEEDMRKLLGESFKSPDGDYGMGQTAPSPQQAVQTYSKRSKVGVVTAQEHKEKHLVRLELGDQRYMSPSPSPLSSRRVSSCSKSFSQRADLTSSLSSVQDHSEIRSLKELFPSDHDETQSERSVLSDDFKVNVMTLDDLAPDTINIPDLSKEKSDASPQELCVPSAKVILHKKEDYPAQYESDFESEIQTETVQSVDDISEHLSGENEHSFVASEHQSLINKSNHNDTHSEKSFKSASINYLRSESSLTHRRGSDHTSYSTEDTQTHISPKRKKDATVQTKTEELAYMWSSGQAVLGPSGGMSYMDPTPVASHMIRAEAVEALTAYSPAVFALNDMLRQQLTLTRSFIQSSRHLHQAMLESLGPANYRYTTLEDTKEFIRSNKPPKLTIEDALEEVLQEMRDYHYI